Genomic segment of Vidua macroura isolate BioBank_ID:100142 chromosome 17, ASM2450914v1, whole genome shotgun sequence:
AAATAAAGTGATCTGCAGGGTTCTAgagtgctgggggctggggcaAAGAGACACAAGGCAGCATGAATGCCACAACAGAAGTGGGTTAGGGCAGGAGGTGACACCCGTGGGAGGCTGCAGGCCTGGATCAAGGGAAGCAACCATCTAAAGAGAGGTCATGAGCAAAGTGCAAGAGGGTGTTCTGGGAGTACCACAAGCCCTCCTGGGACCTGGGTTTGCACACATAGTACCTGGAAagtgggctgggcaggggctgcatgCTTGTAAAAGAGAAGAGGAGCAGGACATGAAAAATAGAGTGAGGAAATCAAAGTAGTATGATGGAAGCCCCACGGGGTGTGATGGAAAGCCAGGGGAAGCAATGGAGAGCCCTTGAGAGTGATGGAGTACCATGAATATCTGATGGAGAGCCACAAGGAAGTGCTGGAGAGCCACGAGGATGTGATGGAGAACCTCGTAACTGTGAGACCTCAGCTGCTGGGATCTCACTCCACAACCTGGCCAAGCCCAGGGAACCAAGGCTCCCAAAACACACGGGACACAACCAGCTGTGTAGGGATGCTGCAACACAGGCACAGTTGTCCCATCCTGAGGATAACCATGGGCTGATGTCAGCCCAGGCAAGGGCATCTGTCCCCTGGGGTCCACGTGTATTTCTTGGCAGCTGGCATCTGTCACAGCCAAGGAGCACAACACGGGACTGCTCCAGGCTGGTGCCCACTGTGCCACGCCGGGAGCACGGACACAGGCCTGGCAGGCATCTCGCTGTGGCCAGGTGACCAGGCAGCGTTGTGCCACCTGATGCTGTGCCCCGCAgaggctggaggctgctgcttgTCGAGGCACTACACTGTGCTGGGAAACCTGCCCAGCCGTAACGCCGGCCCTCGGCAGGAGCGCGGCGCTGGCAGGCGCCCGCTGTGCCCACTCACACAGCCCGGGCATGCCACGggccacctgcagcctgtgcatcGGGGCTGGCTGTGTGTCCTAGGGCAGCTTCACCTCCTCTAAACTGCTGCCACTCCTGCTGCGAgcccggcagcagcagcagcccctctgccagcacGTGGGGCCGCTCTGCTCCCTCAGGCACGTGCCTTCCTCTTTGGGTCAAGCAgagtgaaagagagaaaacacacaTATAGGATTTACATCATATCAAAATCAACCAGAGCCCTTCTCCTGCCTCCACCTCCAGCCTTTGCAGATGCCTGAGGCagggggagcgcggcggggctgggccgtggggctgggggctgctggccgCTGCCAGCCCCGCTTCCCGCGAGCGACGCCAGGCCGGCAGCGCGGGCGGTGGGAACGCTGTACTCACCATATGGAGCCTCCATCTTAGCGCTTAGCTGGGTGCCTACATTGACCATGTCTCGCCGGCTACTGCTATGGGGACTTGGGGCGAAAACCAGAGGAAGtagaggaataaaaaagaaatctaaataaataaataaaaatgtctctCACTAAGGAACTAGGtgaaggcaggagggagcacGGAGAGGCAGGGCGAGGAAACCTGCCTCTCCTGTTATCTTATTGATTCGCTTAATCAGGGCTAATGTGGGTGGAGATGTTAAATAGTAACCAAGCTCTTATGGAAACCAATCTGCAAGGTGCCGTTGCTGTAGCTATAGTAACTGCTGCCAAGCTAGAAACTCAAACACGGCTTTTACTGGACTCTTTTGGGGCTCCCGCTTCCAGATGGTGTCAAGGCCGGGGCAGCCGCCGGGCCGGGGTTCACCCCTGGCCACGGGGAGTCGGGGCAGCCGgatccagctctgcagtgccccAGGTGCTGCCGGGTTTTGTGCCATCGCCCACCCACGATGGGAAAACCAGGTCTGAGCCTGTGAACTGCGAAGGGCAAACACAGCATGGGGGGCCAGGGGCGGTGGGATAATGTAGGGACTGgcaagggcagagcagagcctgactgAGGCACAGGAGGCAAAATGCCCAGGCCACGAGTCGGGGCTTGTCCACCTGGTGCCAAACCAGAGAGGTTGCTTGGGGATGCTGTGGTGGATGCAGGGTGATACTCTGAGCACAGGACTGGGCACAGGGGGCTTGCAGCTCCTCcttgtctctctctgttccccAAATCGGGGGTACTCATGAGGTTCCACAGCCACTTATGGTCATCTGTGCTCCCTCTGGGACTGCTGCATCCAGGACCTCGTGGTAGCAGATGTGCAGGTGGGCTCCCCGTGAGGCTGTGGCAGCCCCTGTGCCGCTGGGGGCTCCGTGACAGGAGCAGTctgggctgccaggggctgtgctgaggccagcagGGCCGTGTGCAAGAAGTGTTAGAGAGAGGACACCAAGTACATGGGGAATCCAGAGCTGAAGCTGAAAAAATGATTATCCATCAGCACAGAGCCTTCTGTATCTCCTGTACATCTCAGGaagaggccaggctggaggaggcaCAGAGGGGTCCTTGCCAGTCTCAGGATCCTCCCAACACCTCAGCTATTGAaaccctgcagccctgagggGGCCAAATTAAGGATATCTGCTCCTCTGGAATGGAAAAGCACATTCCAAGGGAGTatgcagtgctgctggatgcagagggctgcagcacaggaatcCACAGCTGGATGCTCAAATCCAAGGACTTGTAATTCAGGAATCCCTGAGTTTGCTGAGTGCTTGAGAGGTTTTAGAAAGAGAGGGCATGTGGATAATGAGGTGCTCCGTGGCACTCGGGGCGAGGTAGAGTAGTGGGATGGTGTGGGACAGCATGGGCAGGACAGTGAGTTTGTGGTCCTTCAGCGTCATCATCACCCCgtgtcccagcagtgctggcttcTCCCACACGATGGAGCAAAGCACCCAGGCATCTCCTGTGCCCGTAGCCCGTGGCCCCACTGAGGGCTTCTGCCCCCACTCTGCTGCTTACACCCAAAACCAGCGCAAAGACACTGGCTCGGTGTTACCCCGAGGCTTCAGGCTGCGAGTGAGGGAGAACCAACACAAACATAGGGGTCTCCAGGCTGCTTTATTGGGGGGCTCAAGAGCTGGGGGCCCCACAGTCAGAGGGGCTGCTGTGAAGCAAGAGCATGCTCGGGGCTCCCCACTTATCCGGCTGCTCACCACGAGGGGAACATCTTGGTATTCACTTACACCAGCCTCTGCCTTAGCACcaggggggaaaatggggaaagccCCCCAAATCTGCAGAGCAGCGACCATGCTAGCCAACCCCATTCCTTCCTTGCATCCCTAAACCATCCCCATTTCAGAAAATAGGGACCTGAACTGTCCGTAGTTCCCCCAAAGTGGGAAGCAGCCAGACAACACTGCTGGAGACGTGTGttagaaaagcattttcctaCGTGGCATTAGGATGAAGCAGGTTggacagccaggctgccagggGGTCAGTGTTATAAATAATTCTTGTTCACCCCATCTCCAttcccagggctcctcctggggctgcagccctaGAACCAGCTGACTTGGTTGGATTTGACTCCGCTGAAGCACATGTTGTTGGAGCAGCCCCCGCCGTAGGCGGGGGGGCAGGCTGAGCACGGCCGCCCCACCTTGTAGGGCGCTTCTCCCAGCCAGTTGCCCCTAAAAAGAGAGGAGGGCGTCACCTCTGAGCATCATCAGcccactgtgacactgctgtggggagggaggatGGCACGGGGGCTCTCCCCCAGTCACTTACTTGATGGCGTAGTTGCAGACGAGGAGGATGGCGTGACGCCACGTGCTGCCCCACACCCGCACgttggcacagctgcccagggcacagcccaggcgGCTCGAGGTTGCCCACACCATCTGTGCCAGGACAGAGAACAGACACTGTTGTTGTGCATCCACCCAGACATCCCACAGCTGATAGCCCCAGGATGCCAGTACAGGGCTCTGTCCCCCCAGGGAATTTCATCCCAGCTGCCCCAATCTCTTCGGCTGGATGCTGTCCCATCACAGGCAGTGCTTTCTTACCAGAGGGTGACTTTTTGCTCTCCCTCTCCTACCTGCAACCTGCACTGCCCTGCACAGGATTGCCTTGCCAAGCTCACATCCGTAAGCAGCAGAGTCTGGGTCACTGCTCCAATTTACCCAAATTAGCTCCTAAACCTCACACTGAATCATGGCCAGCAGCTTaccctgcacacagggaggtCGAGCAAAAACAAAAGCTCCTCCTAAAGCCTCTCCAGGTTAAATCTCTTCCataaaaagtgtattttgccCTTTTGCAacccagagcatccctgagtATCATCATGGATGAGCCACATGGGGATGCAGATGCTAAGGTAAAGGTTGGAGCCATGAAGAAGAGGTAATTGGGGgttggcacagctctgctgctagGCAAAGAAACAGAGTTTTCCACCTTGTGCTGGCCAGGCTGTATGGGGATGTGCCAGGGGATGAAGGGGCTGCATTCCCAGGGAGCCAGAAACAGCTGGGTGCTATGAAGCTGTTCCATCACAGAGAAGAGGATTCATGCTTGGCAAAAgtacaaagcttttttttttctcttcaccaCCTTTAAGTTTTCAGAGGTGCAGTGAGGAGAGAAAGGccaaaggaggggaaaaaagctttttaaaaatggaaaactcCTTGTTAACTAGCCAGAaggtcccagctgctcctccagtgGGTTGTGAACCCCTGGGACCTCCCTGCAACAGCCCAAATGCTGGAAAAGCCCAGGGTGGGAGGGCATTGCTGGCATCCGTCCAGCAGTCACACTGCCAGCTGCCAGGACCGCTGCCTGAagctggcagctgccagggTTTGACCCTggatcccagctgctgctgggagaagagctgtgaGCTGCACAAAGCCCCCCCCTTTGCATCTGGATCccggggggctgcagctctcacCTGCGTGTAGTGGCTGCAGACAGAGCCGCTGCATTTGGAGGGGCAGCGGGGGTTGCACTCGcgggggtgggggaaggagtAGTGCTGCTTCTCCTGGTGCCAGGATTTCACCATGTCCATGACAGAGCGGTACCTGCAACGGTGCTACAGGTAAGGTGGATCTCCTCCACATCAGAGGTCATGggtgaaagaaaggaaaggaaagctccACActgaggaggtggaggagagaAATGGTTTGGAGCCAGGGCCCATTGGGAACAAGCATTCCTGGGAAAAAGGGGGTAAGGACATCCTTGTGCCAAGCCCACTTGTGCTCGAGGCCAGAAGACCGGAGACACATGAGCACTCAGCCACGTGGAGGAGATCCAGGACCCATATCCCCCTGATCCAGGTGCCTGGCAGAGAGGGGAATAATGGCAAATTTCCCAAATGAGCAGCAGGCACCTCTGCTTTCCTGTATTTACCCATCTGCAAGAGCTGggccctcctcctccaccctggGGTCCTTGACGTGCCTCTCAGCTCTAGCTCACTCCCATGCAATGCCAGCTCAGGGCCCCTCTGCTCCTTGgctgaggggctgctgctgctcctcctgcagcactgtgggGTGTGGGGGTTTCCCAGGTGCCTGCAGGGCACTCACCTGCCCGATTGGATGGAGAGGTTCTGTCCCACATACTTCATCAGCTCGGGGGGGCCGTGCTCCCACAGGCAGCGCGCAGCCCACGCCTCCGCTGCCCTGGCCAGCCGCTCATCCCACACCTGGCCACGGGAGAGGAAAAGGGCAGGCAGGAGTTTTGGTTTCccagaggagggaagaggagaaaccTGCTCCCTTGTGCTATGTGGCTTTCTGAGCACCCCTGAGTGTCAAAAAACTACTGACTCATGCATCAGGCTAGAAAATGCCCAGGGGAAGGAAACACGGCAGCACGTCCAGCAGGAATGgacttccccagctgctgccacagctctggACACACAGTGTAGCAGAGCAGGGATGCCCTGCAGCGCTGCAAGCCCTGTGTGTGTGATTCCCTCCAGGAATGAGCTCCTGCACAAGGcggagctgagcacaggggtgaaaccctgcagccctgtgctgctgctgcagctcacagctgtcccagccctcaGTGCAGCCCTGGCCACAGCCTGACCGCTGAGCACAGCTGGTTCCTTCATGCATTATTTAAAGCTTCCTCACCCATCCTGAACGCCTCTGGGGAGATGCCTGTGTGAGTTACTTTGGAAGGCAGGAATTTAGGCCAAGCAAGAAGCAGTGCAGGATGCTCCCGGGCATGTCTGACCTGCTCTGGTCCCCAGCAAGCTGGGCTGCTCTGTTCTTCTCCAAACCACATCCAGGGaccacccagctgctccctcagaGCTGGTCcctttcctgggagcagagcagcatgtGGCACCTCCTGCCCTGAGGGTCCTGCCCTGTGTGGGCTGGAAATAGCTCCTCTTGGGGGACCTTTAGGGCTGGGTTAGGAGCTCCAAGCACGGTGGACAgaacctggggacagctctgcccagggTAACCCTCATCTGGAGTTGCCCAGCCTGTCAAGACTGCGCATCCCCTCCTTGACTCACAACTGTGGGTTTCTTCTTCTGGGAGCTGGTGCCACTTGGAACACTCGAAAGGGACCCTGGAGATTGTGATGGGATCATCCCTTACAGATGCAATCAGGGGAGAGGCTCCTACCTGGGCTTTGGTTTGGGACCTGAGCTTTTCATGCTTGTAGCCACCTCCCAGATGTCCCAGACACAGGCCCACAGATCCTAAATCTGCCCTCATGGGGAactgtctctgtgctgggacTCCATCCCTCCTGCACAGAGGCTGCATGGGTCTGCCTAAcccctgggacagaaaaaatCCCCCAGTGTTCAGccaggaatctggccagcacCCTGACATCCCTCCTCGGCTGGGGCTCCCACATCAGAAGTGAGCCCCTTGAGCCCACCAGAGCTGTGGACCCAAAactcccctgccacagcccaACTCACCATGTATTCCATAttggcagcaggaggggacacCTGTGCCCGCACTTGGTTGTGATAGTCCAGAATCACACTCATGTCATGGGGGGAGAGGTAGCGCTTCCGCCGGCCCCGCGGGAGCCCCTCGCCCCACAGCAGCCCCGCGGCCGTGCCCTCGGGCGGGGACAGCAGCTCGGTGGCGttgggcagcaggaaggagctggacaGCTGTGTCACCCAGCAGCCCAAGGCTGTGAGGTACAGGTGCAAGCGGAGCACAGCCATGCCAGCCCGCCCGGTGGGATCAGCTGGCAGATTTCTGCTCCTGCACGGAGTCAAGCAAGGGGGATTGCTGGACCCTGCTGCTGGTGTGCAGATCTAGGAGAGAAAACAACACAGGCACCACTCAGGACTGCAAACACCATGCAAGTACCATTTCCCAAAACAAGGtggaaacaaattttctttttttattccttattaATTATAGTAGTTTTCCCctattaaaaatagtaatatttaaaattaatctctttAATAACTTTATTTATCAGAACAAATTCCCCAGTACTGTCAGGGATATGCCTGGGGAAttgattttcttgtttgttttaaaaaaagataaaatcaatAGAAAGTCTCCCCCATTTTTTCATTTATGGCACATACCTGTGGCACAGGGGATAGTTAGGAGAATGCTGAGAGTCACTGCAGCCGCTTGCCCTGTGACTTCTTAGGAGTTTGGTTTATTGAATAAATCCCCAGCACAAACAGAAACCTCACACAGATAAAGAAACTCAA
This window contains:
- the R3HDML gene encoding peptidase inhibitor R3HDML, with translation MAVLRLHLYLTALGCWVTQLSSSFLLPNATELLSPPEGTAAGLLWGEGLPRGRRKRYLSPHDMSVILDYHNQVRAQVSPPAANMEYMVWDERLARAAEAWAARCLWEHGPPELMKYVGQNLSIQSGRYRSVMDMVKSWHQEKQHYSFPHPRECNPRCPSKCSGSVCSHYTQMVWATSSRLGCALGSCANVRVWGSTWRHAILLVCNYAIKGNWLGEAPYKVGRPCSACPPAYGGGCSNNMCFSGVKSNQVSWF